A DNA window from Phragmites australis chromosome 11, lpPhrAust1.1, whole genome shotgun sequence contains the following coding sequences:
- the LOC133885308 gene encoding LOB domain-containing protein 6-like isoform X1, whose protein sequence is MPSRSETLTVTYLDLLRAERSMASSMMSSVPVSTGSVITVASPSTVGSISGGAAGGTGSPCAACKFLRRKCQPECVFAPYFPPDNPQKFVHVHRVFGASNVTKILNELHPCQREDAVNSLAYEADMRLRDPVYGCVGIISVLQHRLRQLQQELTRATYELSKYQAAAEAAAASAAVGSNGAPAMADFVGNPVPNRTQNFINIDHSTAAAIGAVSGGAGFVQHDQLATMKMLSYEEEAAARFDMNGGGGYNFGYSSTMGAGLGYGAVSDLGPIAGGSFLKPGTTGGNERSTAAQ, encoded by the exons ATGCCATCCAGAAGCGAAACCCTCACCGTGACTTACCTGGATCTTCTTCGAGCAGAGAGATCCATGGCCTCCTCAATGATGTCGTCGGTGCCGGTCTCCACGGGCTCCGTGATCACCGTGGCCTCGCCGTCGACGGTCGGCTCGATCTCCGGTGGCGCGGCAGGTGGCACGGGGTCGCCGTGCGCGGCGTGCAAGTTCCTGCGGCGCAAGTGCCAGCCGGAATGCGTGTTCGCGCCCTACTTCCCGCCGGACAACCCACAGAAGTTCGTGCACGTCCACCGTGTCTTCGGCGCTAGCAATGTCACCAAGATTCTCAACGAGCTCCACCCCTGCCAGCGCGAGGACGCCGTCAACTCGCTCGCCTACGAGGCCGACATGCGCCTCCGCGACCCTGTCTACGGCTGCGTCGGCATCATCTCCGTCCTCCAGCACCGCCTCCGCCAGCTCCAACAGGAACTCACCCGCGCCACCTACGAGCTGTCAAAATACCAG GCGGCGGCTGAAGCTGCGGCGGCCTCCGCGGCCGTGGGATCCAACGGTGCGCCGGCGATGGCGGATTTCGTCGGCAACCCAGTGCCCAACCGCACGCAGAACTTCATCAACATCGACCACTCCACCGCGGCGGCGATCGGCGCGGTCAGCGGCGGGGCTGGGTTCGTGCAGCACGACCAGTTAGCTACCATGAAGATGCTAAGCTACGAGGAGGAGGCTGCGGCGAGGTTCGACATGAACGGAGGAGGAGGCTACAACTTTGGGTACTCGTCGACCATGGGTGCCGGGCTTGGGTACGGTGCCGTGTCTGACCTTGGGCCGATCGCCGGTGGGTCGTTCTTGAAGCCTGGAACAACCGGCGGGAACGAGCGGTCCACCGCCGCGCAGTAG
- the LOC133885308 gene encoding LOB domain-containing protein 6-like isoform X2 has protein sequence MASSMMSSVPVSTGSVITVASPSTVGSISGGAAGGTGSPCAACKFLRRKCQPECVFAPYFPPDNPQKFVHVHRVFGASNVTKILNELHPCQREDAVNSLAYEADMRLRDPVYGCVGIISVLQHRLRQLQQELTRATYELSKYQAAAEAAAASAAVGSNGAPAMADFVGNPVPNRTQNFINIDHSTAAAIGAVSGGAGFVQHDQLATMKMLSYEEEAAARFDMNGGGGYNFGYSSTMGAGLGYGAVSDLGPIAGGSFLKPGTTGGNERSTAAQ, from the exons ATGGCCTCCTCAATGATGTCGTCGGTGCCGGTCTCCACGGGCTCCGTGATCACCGTGGCCTCGCCGTCGACGGTCGGCTCGATCTCCGGTGGCGCGGCAGGTGGCACGGGGTCGCCGTGCGCGGCGTGCAAGTTCCTGCGGCGCAAGTGCCAGCCGGAATGCGTGTTCGCGCCCTACTTCCCGCCGGACAACCCACAGAAGTTCGTGCACGTCCACCGTGTCTTCGGCGCTAGCAATGTCACCAAGATTCTCAACGAGCTCCACCCCTGCCAGCGCGAGGACGCCGTCAACTCGCTCGCCTACGAGGCCGACATGCGCCTCCGCGACCCTGTCTACGGCTGCGTCGGCATCATCTCCGTCCTCCAGCACCGCCTCCGCCAGCTCCAACAGGAACTCACCCGCGCCACCTACGAGCTGTCAAAATACCAG GCGGCGGCTGAAGCTGCGGCGGCCTCCGCGGCCGTGGGATCCAACGGTGCGCCGGCGATGGCGGATTTCGTCGGCAACCCAGTGCCCAACCGCACGCAGAACTTCATCAACATCGACCACTCCACCGCGGCGGCGATCGGCGCGGTCAGCGGCGGGGCTGGGTTCGTGCAGCACGACCAGTTAGCTACCATGAAGATGCTAAGCTACGAGGAGGAGGCTGCGGCGAGGTTCGACATGAACGGAGGAGGAGGCTACAACTTTGGGTACTCGTCGACCATGGGTGCCGGGCTTGGGTACGGTGCCGTGTCTGACCTTGGGCCGATCGCCGGTGGGTCGTTCTTGAAGCCTGGAACAACCGGCGGGAACGAGCGGTCCACCGCCGCGCAGTAG